A genomic stretch from Serratia entomophila includes:
- the pepB gene encoding aminopeptidase PepB has product MTTEFMQVTLSQQPADARWGEKALLSTNAEGMTIHLTGNDRLGAVQRAGRKIDGQGIKKVKLAGEGWDLENSWAFWQGYRGPKGQRSVEWAELPEAERKELEQRLKIVDWVRDTINMPAEDLGPEQLATRAVDLMCDVGCDAVSYRITKGEDLREQNYAGIHTVGRGSDRAPVLLALDFNPTGNPDAPVFACLVGKGITFDTGGYSLKQSAFMDSMKADMGGAATITGALALAAARGLQQRVKLYLCCADNMVSGNAFKLGDIIRYRNGKTVEVMNTDAEGRLVLADGLIDASEQNPQLIIDCATLTGAAKTAVGNDYHALFSFDDALAQELLSSAAAEQEPFWRLPLAEFHRSQLPSNFAELNNVAGPAYTAGASTAAAFLSHFVKNYQTGWLHIDCSATYRKGAVDQWSAGATGLGVRTLANLLLSKAK; this is encoded by the coding sequence ATGACAACAGAATTCATGCAGGTCACGCTGTCGCAACAGCCTGCAGACGCCCGCTGGGGCGAGAAAGCGCTGCTGAGCACCAACGCGGAAGGGATGACCATTCATCTGACCGGCAACGACAGGCTGGGGGCAGTTCAGCGCGCCGGCCGCAAAATCGACGGCCAGGGCATCAAAAAAGTGAAGCTGGCCGGCGAAGGTTGGGATCTGGAAAACAGCTGGGCATTCTGGCAGGGTTATCGCGGGCCTAAGGGCCAGCGCAGCGTTGAATGGGCCGAACTGCCGGAAGCCGAACGCAAAGAGCTGGAGCAACGCCTGAAGATCGTTGACTGGGTGCGCGACACCATCAACATGCCGGCCGAAGATCTGGGCCCGGAACAGCTGGCTACCCGCGCCGTCGACCTGATGTGCGACGTCGGCTGCGACGCCGTCAGCTATCGCATCACCAAGGGCGAAGATCTGCGTGAGCAGAACTACGCCGGCATTCACACCGTCGGCCGCGGTTCCGATCGCGCACCGGTGCTGCTGGCGCTGGATTTCAACCCGACCGGCAACCCGGATGCGCCGGTATTCGCCTGCCTGGTGGGCAAGGGCATCACCTTCGACACCGGTGGCTACAGCCTAAAGCAAAGCGCCTTTATGGACTCGATGAAGGCCGACATGGGCGGCGCGGCCACCATCACCGGCGCCCTGGCGCTGGCGGCGGCGCGCGGCCTGCAGCAGCGCGTGAAGCTGTACCTGTGCTGCGCAGACAACATGGTCAGCGGCAACGCCTTCAAGCTGGGTGATATCATTCGCTATCGCAACGGCAAAACCGTTGAGGTGATGAACACCGATGCGGAAGGGCGCCTGGTATTGGCCGACGGCCTGATCGACGCATCCGAGCAGAACCCGCAGCTGATTATCGACTGCGCCACCCTGACCGGCGCGGCGAAGACCGCGGTAGGCAACGACTATCACGCGCTGTTCAGCTTCGACGACGCGCTGGCGCAAGAGCTGCTGAGCAGTGCGGCGGCCGAGCAGGAGCCGTTCTGGCGCCTGCCGCTGGCCGAGTTCCACCGCAGCCAGCTGCCGTCCAATTTCGCCGAGCTGAACAACGTCGCCGGCCCGGCCTACACCGCCGGCGCCAGCACCGCTGCCGCTTTCCTGTCGCACTTTGTGAAAAACTACCAAACGGGCTGGCTGCACATCGACTGTTCCGCCACCTATCGCAAAGGTGCGGTGGATCAGTGGTCTGCCGGCGCGACCGGTTTGGGTGTGCGCACCTTGGCCAACCTGCTGCTAAGCAAAGCCAAATAA
- the iscX gene encoding Fe-S cluster assembly protein IscX: MGLKWTDSREIGEALYDQYPDTDPKTVRFTDMHQWICDLEEFDDDPQASNEKILEAILLVWLDEAE, translated from the coding sequence ATGGGACTGAAGTGGACCGACAGCCGTGAAATCGGCGAAGCCCTGTACGACCAATACCCGGACACCGATCCGAAAACCGTGCGTTTTACCGACATGCACCAGTGGATTTGCGATCTCGAAGAGTTCGACGACGATCCTCAAGCTTCCAACGAAAAAATACTGGAAGCGATCCTGCTGGTCTGGTTAGATGAAGCGGAGTAA
- the fdx gene encoding ISC system 2Fe-2S type ferredoxin, with product MPKIVFLPHQDLCPEGAVLEAEQGESILNVALRNGIEIEHACEKSCACTTCHCIVREGFDSLEESSELEDDMLDKAWGLEPESRLSCQALVADEDLVVEMPRYTVNHAREH from the coding sequence ATGCCTAAAATTGTTTTTCTGCCCCATCAAGATTTATGCCCGGAGGGGGCGGTACTGGAAGCCGAACAAGGGGAATCTATCCTCAACGTTGCGCTGCGCAACGGCATTGAAATCGAGCACGCCTGCGAGAAATCCTGCGCCTGCACCACCTGTCACTGCATCGTGCGTGAAGGCTTCGATTCTCTGGAAGAGAGCAGCGAGCTGGAAGACGACATGCTGGACAAGGCCTGGGGCCTGGAGCCGGAAAGCCGCCTGAGCTGTCAGGCGCTGGTCGCCGACGAAGATTTGGTGGTTGAAATGCCGCGTTATACCGTCAACCACGCGCGTGAGCATTGA
- the hscA gene encoding Fe-S protein assembly chaperone HscA has product MALLQISEPGLSAAPHQRRLAAGIDLGTTNSLVATVRSGQAETLADAQGRSLLPSVVRYQADAQTVGWEARQQAAQDPANTVSSVKRMMGRSLADVQQRYPNLPYRFQASDNGLPMIVTAAGLVNPVGVSADILRTLSARAQAALEGQLDGVVITVPAYFDDAQRQGTKDAARLAGLHVLRLLNEPTAAAIAYGLDSGQEGVIAVYDLGGGTFDISILRLSRGVFEVLATGGDSALGGDDFDHLLADWLREQAGVADRSDHGVQRQLLDAAIAAKIALSDADSVGVEIAGWQGEVTRAQFDALIAPLVKRTLMACRRALKDAGVGAEEVLEVVMVGGSTRVPLVREQVGAFFGRTPLTSIDPDKVVAIGAAIQADILVGNKPDSDMLLLDVIPLSLGLETMGGLVEKVIPRNTTIPVARAQEFTTFKDGQSAMMIHVLQGERELVQDCRSLARFTLRGLPPLPAGGAHIRVTFQVDADGLLSVTAMEKSTGVEASIQVKPSYGLSDNEIAGMIKDSMANAQSDVGARKLAEQRVEASRVLESLQGALASDAALLSEAESQAIAAASQALQQAVQGDDPAAIEDAIKTLDAQTQDFAARRMDASIRRALAGHSVDEV; this is encoded by the coding sequence ATGGCCTTATTACAAATTAGTGAGCCTGGCCTCAGCGCCGCGCCGCACCAGCGCCGTTTGGCTGCGGGCATCGATTTAGGCACCACCAACTCGCTGGTCGCCACGGTGCGCAGCGGGCAGGCGGAAACGCTGGCCGACGCCCAGGGCCGCTCTCTGCTGCCTTCGGTGGTGCGCTACCAGGCTGACGCACAGACGGTAGGCTGGGAGGCGCGCCAACAGGCGGCGCAGGATCCGGCCAACACCGTCAGCTCGGTCAAACGCATGATGGGCCGTTCCCTGGCGGACGTGCAGCAGCGTTACCCGAACCTGCCGTACCGGTTCCAGGCCAGCGATAACGGTTTGCCGATGATCGTCACCGCCGCCGGTCTGGTTAACCCGGTGGGCGTGTCCGCCGATATTCTCCGGACCTTGTCCGCGCGCGCTCAGGCGGCGCTGGAAGGGCAGCTGGATGGCGTGGTGATCACCGTTCCCGCCTATTTCGACGACGCGCAGCGTCAGGGCACCAAAGACGCCGCGCGTCTGGCCGGCCTGCACGTGCTGCGCCTGCTGAACGAACCGACCGCCGCGGCGATCGCCTATGGCCTGGACTCCGGTCAGGAAGGGGTGATCGCGGTGTACGATCTGGGCGGCGGCACCTTCGATATTTCCATTCTGCGCCTCAGCCGCGGGGTGTTTGAAGTCTTGGCCACCGGCGGCGATTCCGCGCTGGGCGGCGACGACTTCGATCACCTGCTGGCCGACTGGCTGCGCGAGCAGGCCGGCGTGGCCGATCGCAGCGATCACGGCGTGCAGCGCCAGCTGCTGGACGCGGCCATCGCCGCCAAAATCGCGCTGAGCGATGCCGACAGCGTCGGCGTCGAGATTGCCGGCTGGCAGGGGGAAGTGACCCGCGCCCAGTTCGACGCGCTGATCGCCCCGCTGGTGAAACGCACCCTGATGGCCTGCCGCCGCGCGCTGAAAGACGCCGGCGTCGGCGCCGAAGAAGTGCTGGAAGTGGTGATGGTCGGCGGCTCCACCCGCGTGCCGCTGGTGCGCGAGCAGGTGGGGGCCTTCTTTGGCCGTACTCCGCTGACCTCTATAGACCCGGATAAAGTCGTCGCCATCGGCGCAGCTATCCAGGCCGACATTCTGGTGGGCAATAAACCGGACAGCGACATGCTGCTGCTGGACGTGATCCCGCTGTCGCTGGGGCTGGAAACCATGGGCGGCCTGGTCGAGAAGGTGATCCCGCGCAACACCACCATCCCGGTGGCGCGCGCGCAGGAGTTCACCACCTTCAAAGACGGCCAGAGCGCGATGATGATCCACGTGCTGCAGGGCGAACGCGAACTGGTGCAAGACTGCCGCTCGTTGGCGCGCTTCACGCTGCGTGGGCTGCCGCCGCTGCCGGCCGGTGGGGCGCACATTCGCGTCACCTTCCAGGTGGACGCCGACGGTTTGCTGAGCGTCACCGCGATGGAAAAATCCACCGGCGTCGAGGCCTCGATTCAGGTCAAGCCGTCGTACGGCCTGTCCGACAACGAGATTGCCGGCATGATCAAAGATTCGATGGCCAACGCCCAGAGCGACGTTGGCGCGCGCAAGCTGGCGGAACAACGGGTGGAAGCCTCGCGGGTGTTGGAAAGCCTGCAGGGCGCGCTGGCCAGCGACGCCGCGCTGCTGAGCGAAGCGGAAAGCCAGGCGATCGCCGCCGCGTCGCAGGCGCTGCAGCAGGCGGTGCAGGGTGACGATCCCGCCGCCATCGAAGACGCAATCAAAACATTAGATGCACAAACGCAAGATTTTGCCGCGCGCCGCATGGATGCTTCCATCCGCCGCGCGCTGGCTGGCCATTCTGTGGATGAGGTTTAA
- the hscB gene encoding co-chaperone HscB, giving the protein MDYFTLFGLPVRYPVDGSLLASRFQDLQRQFHPDRFANQPERERLMALQQAATINEAYQTLKHPLKRAEYMLSLHGFDLGNEQHTMRDTAFLMEQLELREELDAIARKTDAESLLADFGGRLSGSIKQRSAQMVQQLDGEHWPEAADTVRKLRFLDKLQQQVEQLEEKLLGFE; this is encoded by the coding sequence ATGGATTACTTTACTTTATTTGGGCTGCCGGTTCGCTATCCCGTGGACGGCAGCCTGCTCGCATCCCGTTTTCAGGATCTGCAGCGCCAATTCCACCCCGATCGCTTCGCCAACCAGCCTGAACGCGAACGCCTGATGGCGTTGCAGCAGGCGGCGACCATCAACGAAGCCTACCAGACGCTGAAGCACCCGTTAAAACGCGCGGAGTATATGCTATCTTTGCACGGCTTCGATTTGGGCAACGAGCAGCATACGATGCGCGACACCGCTTTCCTGATGGAACAGCTGGAGCTGCGCGAAGAGCTTGACGCCATTGCACGCAAAACGGATGCAGAAAGCCTGCTGGCCGATTTCGGCGGGCGGCTGAGCGGCTCAATCAAACAGCGCAGCGCCCAGATGGTGCAGCAGCTGGACGGCGAACACTGGCCGGAAGCCGCCGACACCGTGCGCAAGCTGCGCTTTTTGGACAAACTCCAGCAACAGGTTGAACAACTCGAAGAAAAACTGCTGGGTTTTGAGTAA
- the iscA gene encoding iron-sulfur cluster assembly protein IscA: MSITMSDSAAQRVQAFMNNRGKGLGLRLGVRTSGCSGMAYVLEFVDEMNDDDIVFENKGVKVIIDGKSLVYLDGTELDFVKEGLNEGFKFNNPNVSSECGCGESFNV; this comes from the coding sequence ATGTCAATTACCATGAGCGACAGCGCTGCGCAGCGTGTTCAGGCCTTTATGAATAACCGCGGCAAAGGTCTTGGCCTGCGTCTGGGGGTGAGAACCTCCGGCTGTTCCGGGATGGCGTACGTGCTGGAATTTGTTGACGAAATGAACGATGACGACATCGTTTTCGAAAACAAAGGCGTCAAGGTGATCATCGACGGCAAGAGCCTGGTCTACCTTGACGGCACCGAGCTTGATTTCGTTAAGGAAGGCCTGAACGAAGGCTTCAAGTTCAACAACCCGAACGTCTCAAGCGAGTGCGGCTGCGGCGAAAGTTTCAACGTCTGA
- the iscU gene encoding Fe-S cluster assembly scaffold IscU, translating to MAYSEKVIDHYENPRNVGSFDNEDPTVGSGMVGAPACGDVMKLQIKVNNEGIIEDARFKTYGCGSAIASSSLVTEWMKGKSLDQAEAIKNTQIAEELELPPVKIHCSILAEDAIKAAIADYKSKHSAK from the coding sequence ATGGCTTACAGCGAAAAAGTAATCGATCATTATGAAAACCCGCGCAACGTGGGTTCTTTCGACAACGAAGATCCAACCGTCGGCAGCGGCATGGTGGGTGCACCGGCCTGTGGCGACGTGATGAAGTTGCAGATCAAGGTCAACAATGAAGGCATCATTGAAGACGCCCGCTTCAAGACTTACGGCTGCGGCTCCGCCATCGCCTCCAGCTCGCTGGTGACCGAATGGATGAAAGGCAAGTCTCTTGATCAGGCCGAAGCGATCAAAAACACCCAGATCGCCGAAGAACTGGAATTGCCGCCGGTTAAAATTCACTGCTCTATCCTGGCCGAAGACGCCATTAAAGCAGCGATCGCCGACTACAAGAGCAAGCATAGCGCCAAGTAG
- a CDS encoding IscS subfamily cysteine desulfurase, producing the protein MKLPIYLDYSATTPVDPRVAEKMMQCLTLDGIFGNPASRSHRFGWQAEEAVDIARNQIAELVGADPREIVFTSGATESDNLAIKGAANFYQKKGKHVITSKTEHKAVLDTCRQLEREGFEVTYLAPQSNGIIDLQALEAAMRDDTILVSIMHVNNEIGVVQDIEAIGEMCRARGIIYHVDATQSVGKLPIDLSKLKVDLMSFSGHKIYGPKGIGALYVRRKPRIRIEAQIHGGGHERGMRSGTLPVHQIVGMGEAYRIAKEEMASEMARLRTLRDRLWNGVKDMEEVYLNGSLEHGAPNILNVSFNYVEGESLIMALKDLAVSSGSACTSASLEPSYVLRALGMSDELAHSSIRFSLGRFTTEEEIDYTIQLVRKSIGRLRDLSPLWEMFKQGVDINSIEWAHH; encoded by the coding sequence ATGAAATTACCGATTTATCTGGATTACTCAGCAACGACGCCGGTTGATCCGCGCGTTGCCGAGAAGATGATGCAGTGTTTGACCCTGGACGGCATTTTCGGCAACCCGGCTTCCCGTTCCCACCGTTTCGGTTGGCAGGCGGAAGAAGCGGTCGACATCGCCCGTAACCAAATCGCCGAACTGGTGGGCGCGGATCCGCGCGAAATCGTGTTCACCTCAGGCGCGACCGAATCCGACAACCTGGCGATCAAAGGCGCTGCCAATTTCTATCAGAAAAAAGGCAAGCACGTCATCACCAGCAAAACCGAACACAAAGCCGTGCTGGACACCTGCCGTCAGCTTGAGCGCGAAGGTTTTGAAGTGACCTATCTGGCGCCGCAGAGCAACGGCATCATTGACCTGCAGGCCCTCGAAGCCGCGATGCGCGACGACACCATTCTGGTTTCGATCATGCACGTGAACAACGAAATCGGCGTGGTGCAGGATATCGAAGCGATCGGCGAAATGTGCCGCGCGCGCGGTATCATTTACCACGTTGACGCCACCCAGAGCGTGGGCAAACTGCCTATCGATCTGAGCAAGCTGAAAGTCGACCTGATGTCGTTCTCCGGCCACAAGATTTACGGCCCGAAAGGCATCGGCGCGCTGTACGTGCGCCGTAAGCCGCGCATCCGCATCGAAGCCCAGATCCACGGCGGCGGCCACGAGCGCGGCATGCGTTCCGGCACTCTGCCGGTGCACCAGATTGTCGGCATGGGCGAAGCCTACCGCATCGCCAAAGAAGAGATGGCGTCGGAAATGGCGCGTCTGCGCACCCTGCGCGATCGTCTGTGGAACGGCGTGAAAGATATGGAAGAAGTGTATCTGAACGGCTCCCTGGAGCATGGCGCTCCGAACATCCTTAACGTCAGCTTCAACTATGTTGAAGGTGAATCGCTGATCATGGCGCTGAAAGACCTGGCCGTATCATCCGGTTCCGCCTGTACCTCCGCCAGCCTCGAGCCGTCCTACGTGCTGCGCGCGCTGGGCATGAGTGATGAATTGGCGCACAGCTCGATCCGTTTCTCCCTGGGGCGTTTCACCACGGAAGAAGAGATCGACTACACCATTCAACTGGTGCGTAAGTCCATCGGCCGTCTGCGCGATCTTTCCCCGCTGTGGGAAATGTTCAAGCAGGGCGTGGATATCAACAGCATCGAATGGGCACATCATTAA
- the iscR gene encoding Fe-S cluster assembly transcriptional regulator IscR, with translation MRLTSKGRYAVTAMLDVALHSQEGPVPLADISERQGISLSYLEQLFSRLRKNGLVASVRGPGGGYLLGKDAGEIAVGAVITAVDESVDATRCQGKEGCQGGDRCLTHTLWRDLSERISGFLNNITLAELVNNQEVLVVADRQNNDTRRTANGRPQETINVNLRA, from the coding sequence ATGAGACTGACATCCAAAGGCCGTTATGCCGTAACCGCTATGCTTGACGTAGCACTGCATTCCCAGGAAGGGCCTGTACCTCTGGCGGATATTTCCGAGCGCCAAGGTATTTCTCTCTCTTATCTGGAACAATTATTCTCTCGTCTGCGCAAAAATGGCCTGGTGGCCAGCGTGCGCGGTCCGGGCGGTGGTTATCTGCTGGGTAAAGACGCGGGTGAGATCGCCGTTGGCGCCGTCATCACTGCTGTCGATGAATCGGTAGATGCAACCCGTTGCCAGGGTAAGGAAGGCTGTCAGGGCGGCGATCGCTGTCTGACCCACACCCTGTGGCGCGATCTGAGCGAACGCATCAGCGGGTTCCTGAACAACATTACGCTGGCAGAACTGGTCAATAACCAGGAAGTGCTGGTGGTGGCGGATCGTCAAAACAACGATACCCGCCGCACGGCCAACGGCCGTCCGCAAGAAACTATCAACGTTAATCTGCGCGCATAA